One part of the Lachnospiraceae bacterium JLR.KK002 genome encodes these proteins:
- a CDS encoding YafY family protein has protein sequence MKLDRMIGILSILLQQEKVTAPFLAETFEVSRRTINRDIEALCMAGIPLVTEPGQNGGVSIMEGYKIDRTLLSRSDMQAILAGLRSLDSVSGTSRYTQLMEKLSAGASSLLTGDNHILIDLSSWYRDTLPPKIELLHDAILSGRKVSFSYFAPKGESRRSVEPYHLIFQWAGWYLWGWCEDRADFRLFKLGRMTELKAGLPFEKRQVPLPDLSPERIFPAGYQVKARISPSYKWRLVEEYGPESFAEQPDGFLLFSFGFMDKTSIVQWIISFGDGAELLEPEEFRQDVLEFAEGIRKKYLES, from the coding sequence ATGAAACTTGATCGAATGATAGGAATTCTGTCCATACTGCTGCAGCAGGAAAAAGTGACGGCTCCCTTCCTTGCAGAAACCTTCGAGGTGTCCCGCCGCACCATCAACCGGGATATTGAAGCCCTCTGCATGGCAGGTATTCCGCTGGTGACAGAGCCGGGGCAGAATGGCGGCGTGTCGATTATGGAAGGATATAAAATAGACCGGACATTGCTCAGCAGGTCGGATATGCAGGCAATTCTGGCAGGTCTGCGCAGCCTGGACAGTGTGAGCGGCACCAGCCGTTATACGCAGCTGATGGAGAAGCTGTCAGCGGGAGCTTCCAGCCTGCTGACCGGAGATAATCATATATTGATAGACCTTTCGTCCTGGTACAGAGATACTCTGCCGCCTAAAATTGAGCTGCTGCACGACGCCATTCTTTCGGGGCGGAAAGTTTCTTTTTCTTATTTTGCTCCGAAGGGGGAATCACGAAGGAGCGTTGAGCCTTATCACCTGATTTTCCAGTGGGCCGGCTGGTATCTGTGGGGCTGGTGTGAGGACAGAGCGGATTTCCGGCTGTTTAAGCTGGGGAGAATGACGGAACTGAAAGCGGGGCTTCCCTTTGAAAAACGTCAGGTTCCCCTTCCGGATTTATCTCCGGAGCGGATATTTCCTGCCGGTTATCAGGTAAAGGCGAGAATTTCCCCTTCTTATAAATGGAGGCTTGTGGAGGAGTACGGGCCTGAAAGTTTTGCGGAGCAGCCGGACGGATTCCTTTTGTTTTCCTTTGGGTTTATGGATAAAACCAGTATTGTACAGTGGATTATTTCGTTTGGAGACGGAGCGGAGCTTCTGGAGCCGGAGGAGTTCCGGCAGGATGTGCTGGAATTTGCAGAAGGAATCCGGAAAAAATATCTGGAATCATGA
- a CDS encoding DUF3795 domain-containing protein produces MAEDGKENIESRCGLLCSACAYREQMNCAGCVHIAKPFWGESCPVKSCCEGQKLEHCGQCEKFPCELLNQFAYDEQQGDNGKRIEQCRCWKE; encoded by the coding sequence CTGGCGGAGGATGGGAAAGAAAATATCGAATCCCGCTGCGGTCTTCTGTGCAGCGCCTGCGCTTACCGGGAGCAGATGAACTGCGCAGGCTGCGTACATATTGCAAAGCCCTTCTGGGGCGAAAGCTGTCCGGTGAAATCCTGCTGTGAGGGACAAAAACTGGAACATTGCGGACAGTGTGAAAAGTTTCCATGTGAACTGCTGAATCAGTTTGCATACGATGAACAGCAGGGGGATAACGGAAAGCGCATTGAGCAGTGCCGCTGCTGGAAGGAGTAA
- a CDS encoding GyrI-like domain-containing protein encodes MAFDYKKEYKEFYLPKNKPELITVPSMNFIAVRGEGDPNEEGGAYKQSIGLLYGVAFTIKMSKKGKHQMEGYFDYVVPPLEGLWWQEGIEGVDYSHKENFRWISMIRLPEFVTKEEFDWAAAEAAAKKKTDFSKVEFLTYEEGLCVQCMHIGPYDEEPATIEKMDAFAEAQGCLPDFGGPRRHHEIYLSDARRCKPENLKTVIRHPVKR; translated from the coding sequence ATGGCTTTTGACTATAAAAAAGAATATAAGGAATTTTATCTGCCCAAAAACAAACCGGAGCTGATTACAGTGCCTTCCATGAATTTTATAGCAGTCCGGGGTGAGGGCGACCCAAATGAGGAGGGCGGCGCTTATAAGCAGTCCATCGGCCTGCTTTACGGAGTTGCCTTTACCATCAAAATGAGCAAAAAGGGAAAACATCAGATGGAAGGGTACTTTGATTATGTGGTTCCTCCGCTGGAAGGCCTCTGGTGGCAGGAGGGGATAGAAGGCGTTGATTATTCCCACAAAGAGAATTTCCGGTGGATATCCATGATTCGTCTGCCGGAATTTGTGACAAAAGAAGAATTTGACTGGGCTGCGGCAGAAGCTGCAGCAAAGAAAAAGACAGATTTTTCCAAAGTGGAATTTCTGACTTATGAAGAAGGATTATGCGTACAGTGTATGCACATCGGCCCATATGACGAGGAACCGGCCACCATTGAGAAGATGGATGCTTTTGCAGAGGCGCAGGGCTGCCTGCCGGATTTTGGAGGGCCCCGGCGTCATCATGAAATTTATCTCAGCGACGCCAGAAGATGTAAACCGGAAAATCTGAAAACAGTGATTCGCCATCCGGTGAAGAGATAA
- a CDS encoding DUF3788 domain-containing protein, with amino-acid sequence MEKRLKCDVIPDEAEMTALVGKDLYDVWNKLCALIDEKYDMDCLWNKGGKAWKYEYKYRRGGKTLCALYAKENCVGFMIILGKNERLKFETDRENYGKEVQEIYDKAQTYHDGKWMMFEPVDTSLFHDFIKLLRIKRKPNRK; translated from the coding sequence ATGGAGAAAAGATTAAAATGCGATGTGATACCCGACGAAGCAGAAATGACAGCTTTAGTTGGAAAAGATCTGTATGATGTATGGAATAAGTTATGTGCGTTAATTGATGAAAAATATGACATGGATTGTCTGTGGAATAAAGGCGGTAAAGCATGGAAATATGAATATAAATACCGCCGGGGCGGCAAAACGCTGTGCGCATTATATGCAAAAGAAAACTGTGTGGGTTTTATGATTATCTTAGGGAAAAACGAACGGTTAAAATTTGAAACGGACAGAGAAAATTACGGGAAGGAAGTTCAGGAAATATATGATAAAGCGCAAACTTACCATGATGGAAAATGGATGATGTTTGAGCCGGTGGATACTTCTTTGTTTCATGACTTCATTAAACTGCTGAGAATCAAAAGAAAGCCAAACAGAAAGTAG
- a CDS encoding inorganic pyrophosphatase, protein MALDGEEQDAYILGVDEAVEKFTGTIIAIVHRNDDVEEKWVVAPAGMAFTKEEIREQIHFQEQYFDSEIMM, encoded by the coding sequence ATGGCACTGGATGGAGAAGAACAGGACGCTTATATATTGGGTGTGGATGAAGCTGTGGAAAAGTTTACCGGAACGATTATTGCAATTGTACATAGAAATGATGATGTGGAAGAAAAATGGGTTGTTGCACCTGCAGGAATGGCTTTTACGAAAGAAGAAATCAGGGAGCAGATTCATTTTCAGGAACAATATTTTGACAGTGAGATTATGATGTAA
- a CDS encoding GNAT family N-acetyltransferase, which produces MTVKEANINDLHEILQLYLYLHEESIPEDTEHIHRTWENIINDVNHHLIVCEVDNKIVASCVCVIIPNLTRNVRPYAFVENVVTHGSYRKKGYATACLDYAKQVAKANNCYKMMLLTGSKEEGTLNFYRNAGYNSSDKTAFIQWTDM; this is translated from the coding sequence ATGACAGTCAAAGAAGCAAACATAAATGATTTGCATGAAATACTGCAGTTATATCTGTATCTGCATGAGGAAAGTATTCCGGAAGATACAGAGCATATACATAGGACATGGGAAAATATTATAAATGATGTAAATCACCATCTTATCGTTTGTGAAGTGGATAATAAGATTGTGGCATCCTGCGTATGTGTGATTATTCCAAATCTTACAAGAAATGTACGTCCATATGCATTTGTTGAAAATGTGGTAACACACGGCAGTTATCGAAAAAAGGGGTATGCTACGGCTTGTCTGGATTATGCAAAGCAGGTTGCTAAAGCTAACAATTGTTATAAGATGATGCTGCTTACTGGTTCTAAGGAAGAAGGTACCTTAAACTTCTACCGAAATGCCGGGTATAACAGCTCGGACAAGACAGCATTTATACAGTGGACTGATATGTAA